A genome region from Maridesulfovibrio salexigens DSM 2638 includes the following:
- a CDS encoding phage regulatory CII family protein has translation MANNELTKLLQDVVLKNDKPARDVANEINKPYPTLLREINPEDKGAKVGVEELIPIMKATGSIRPLTRLANIMGYVLVPMDINPEDPDEANYMALDLMDGFGRYSKALKSALQADPSDELVDSVEQEGFEAITAILTMVHYLRKRSEEEKAKNAPRLAQVS, from the coding sequence ATGGCAAATAATGAACTTACCAAGCTTTTACAGGACGTTGTACTTAAAAACGACAAGCCTGCACGTGATGTTGCAAACGAAATCAATAAGCCTTACCCCACCCTTCTTCGTGAAATTAACCCCGAAGATAAAGGTGCTAAAGTAGGTGTTGAGGAACTGATTCCCATCATGAAGGCTACAGGCAGCATTCGCCCTCTGACCAGGCTTGCAAACATCATGGGTTACGTACTCGTTCCCATGGATATCAATCCTGAAGATCCTGACGAAGCAAACTACATGGCTCTCGATCTCATGGACGGTTTCGGTCGCTACTCCAAGGCTCTGAAAAGCGCCCTGCAGGCTGATCCTTCCGATGAACTGGTAGATTCCGTAGAACAGGAAGGCTTTGAAGCAATCACCGCTATCCTGACCATGGTTCACTACCTGCGTAAAAGATCTGAAGAAGAAAAAGCCAAGAACGCACCTCGTCTCGCTCAGGTCAGCTAA